From Argopecten irradians isolate NY chromosome 2, Ai_NY, whole genome shotgun sequence, the proteins below share one genomic window:
- the LOC138315381 gene encoding dual specificity protein phosphatase 3-like, which yields MFLFPISTKSKGMADYNQETFDTVKGYLQERRDADAPKPIQPNAFRMPLGPKTNFNEVYPGIILGNHVCAKDPEKLKKIGVTHVLNCAQGSKINQINTDEEFFSEAGISFYGIKAMDISTCDISPHFVPAADFINAALIADGNKVYVHCMEGISRSSTMVIAFLMLKRSMTLMEAVTAVRAKREIFPNTGFLKQLCTLNKSLYEAQ from the exons ATGTTTTTATTTCCGATATCTACTAAATCCAAAGGTATGGCAGACTACAATCAGGAGACCTTTGACACTGTGAAGGGATACCTCCAGGAGAGGAGGGATGCTGATGCCCCTAAACCAATCCAACCTAATGCTTTCAGGATGCCTTTAGGACCGAAAACTAACTTTAATGAAGTTTACCCAGGAATCATACTTGGAAATCA TGTGTGTGCCAAAGATCCGGAGAAGCTGAAGAAAATTGGAGTAACTCATGTTCTGAATTGTGCTCAGGGTTCCAAGATCAACCAAATCAACACGGATGAGGAGTTCTTCAGCGAGGCTGGTATCAGTTTCTACGGAATCAAGGCTATGGATATTTCTACCTGTGATATCAGTCCACACTTTGTACCAGCTGCTGATTTTATAAACGCTGCACTCATTGCTGATG GAAATAAAGTGTACGTCCACTGTATGGAAGGTATCAGTCGTTCCTCCACCATGGTCATTGCTTTCCTAATGCTCAAGAGAAGCATGACACTCATGGAGGCCGTTACCGCTGTTCGAGCCAAGCGGGAAATCTTTCCAAATACAGGGTTTCTAAAACAGCTGTGTACCTTAAACAAGTCTTTGTATGAAGCACAATAA
- the LOC138315382 gene encoding phosphatidylinositol glycan anchor biosynthesis class U protein-like, with amino-acid sequence MAALQTLVCVIAGVIFRLWLYRSFLPEWLSTRTEIVTPVTSWERAMEGISLKQSFISPYSGDLFHETPLMLRLLGFMSKFSQNSINLMFVAFDLVCAILLLKITKLFGGYLLVHQARSVKNYAPDVESLILRKEDLQTIQFFVTIAHAFNPYCIAACLARSTAIFDNMAILFTLYYLLKGDKIMCGCFLALSSYLTMYPLILLAPVAIYFYQRGNPSSESYTDHKALFSYTQISLITLAWLAAFLGVSAYLEESWQFLFSTYGFTLTVPDLTPNLGVFWYFFTNMFEHFRTFFICVFQINVIIYTVPLSIKLREHPVFLMYLLIFLIGIFKSYPSFADVGLFLCLLPLWKHVFSYMRNTFLVTCTFICSTVFAPILHHLWLYAGSANANFYYAVSLAFQLAEIFLVTDLLFAFLRREYDILHGKKHTTSDGSQGQVILD; translated from the exons ATGGCGGCTTTGCAAACATTGGTTTGTGTTATAGCTGGAGTAATCTTTCGACTTTGGCTTTATAGGTCGTTTCTACCAGAATGGCTTTCAACGAGAACAGAAATTGTCACACCAGTAACATCATGGGAGAGGG CGATGGAAGGCATATCTTTAAAACAGAGTTTTATTTCCCCATATTCAGGAGACCTTTTTCATGAG ACGCCTTTGATGCTGAGGTTGTTAGGGTTTATGAGCAAGTTTTCACAAAACAGCATTAACTTGATGTTTGTG GCTTTTGATTTGGTGTGTGCAATCCTTCTGCTGAAGATAACAAAGCTATTTGGAGGTTATCTG ctAGTACACCAGGCTCGCAGTGTCAAGAACTATGCTCCAGATGTGGAAAGCCTTATCTTGAGGAAAGAAGATTTACAAACGATCCAGTTTTTTGTTACCATAGC TCATGCTTTCAATCCTTACTGTATAGCAGCCTGCCTGGCCAGATCCACCGCCATTTTTGATAACATGGCAATTCTTTTTACACTGTATTACTTACTGAAAG GAGACAAAATTATGTGTGGATGTTTTCTGGCACTATCATCATACCTCACAATGTATCCACTCATCCTCTTAGCTCCAGTGGCCATTTACTTTTACCAG CGTGGCAACCCGTCCTCTGAGTCTTACACTGACCACAAGGCCCTGTTTAGCTACACACAGATAAGTCTCATCACCCTGGCCTGGCTAGCTGCTTTTCTTGGAGTATCAGCCTACTTAGAAGAGTCCTGGCAGTTCCTGTTCTCGACTTATGGATTTAC GCTAACTGTACCAGATCTGACCCCAAACCTGGGAGTGTTCTGGTACTTCTTCACCAACATGTTCGAGCATTTCCGTACATTCTTCATCTGCGTATTCCAAATCAACGTTATCATCTACACAGTTCCACTATCTATCAAACTCAG AGAACATCCAGTATTTCTCATGTACCTGCTGATTTTCCTGATAGGCATTTTTAAATCCTATCCTAGCTTTGCTGATGTGGGCCTCTTCCTGTGTTTATTACCCCTATGGAAACATGTGTTCTCAT ACATGCGTAACACCTTTCTTGTGACCTGTACTTTCATCTGCTCGACGGTGTTTGCTCCGATCCTACATCACCTGTGGCTATATGCTGGCAGTGCTAATGCTAATTTTTACTACGCCGTTTCTTTGGCATTCCAATTAGCTGAG
- the LOC138315380 gene encoding uncharacterized protein, translated as MADQWELCGDSWILYHVLDRMMGNKEKVAIRRKMTLVEERLESGEKQSFLSFIVGSSSEGVDMKGSDKDILYSDKEVVVICPDQNITPAIADKTVFVMRDANSRPGYVTLELIKMAAEFVRSSSIHSIVPVGNSYFISSEMYIRTFVDIATQIFQYEIASHGPAGCALNESNHCGFDVDFVSAFHCNCWPKEANEWLNRPRLLDWPDKRLRHQIVQGGCYLVPVGDKTSNDTFLQWRISFVIAERKLVHSFNHVQFLVYCLLKYFLKQISDKLKSIYGEADIITSYILKTVLFYALENTSQFLWQERNIFLCFMFCLNILLTWVKTAYCPNYFIRNHNMFSGKINLSYHQNLIWFLDELRGISWGCLSVGSFFEPTIGQYMKRVKHGEWELVLPTPARLERERDVLIFMKTFSFCIGRSYLYQALALLYKSNTDTDEFVAYITSLRALFLNETEAFNQNSSLVGNKQKYKSLRKCKMLMTPLASACTCPGLLTLATYHYQTGNYTKTLEMCRGVISSKIIYVHARVNEMEEDTYEDNYCSRGYDLLLKCQQAFGSGFQLNETSWQFCPSKLQPELAKIRLGAQLSIPPLPYAVFLMFLCYHDLGDTRRRDTALIDLRAMKYDEYQGRRRWWIVHNLLGICYEMVGDKVRARKEYEESLGGERPGQYNNPSDERITHILQEN; from the coding sequence ATGGCGGATCAGTGGGAACTGTGCGGAGACTCCTGGATCCTTTATCATGTGTTGGACAGGATGATGGGGAACAAGGAGAAGGTAGCTATAAGGAGGAAGATGACACTTGTAGAGGAACGATTAGAAAGTGGCGAGAAGCAATCGTTCCTATCATTTATAGTCGGGAGTTCATCAGAAGGAGTAGACATGAAAGGTTCCGATAAAGATATCCTATATAGTGATAAGGAGGTTGTAGTTATATGTCCTGATCAAAACATCACACCTGCTATTGCTGATAAAACTGTTTTTGTTATGAGAGATGCCAACAGCCGACCTGGATATGTTACTTTGGAATTAATCAAAATGGCAGCAGAGTTTGTCAGATCATCGTCAATACATTCAATTGTACCTGTTGGgaattcatatttcatatcaagTGAAATGTATATTCGGACTTTTGTTGATATCGCTACCCAGATATTCCAGTATGAGATAGCGAGTCACGGACCAGCAGGGTGTGCATTAAATGAATCAAATCATTGTGGTTTTGATGTGGATTTTGTAAGCGCGTTCCACTGTAATTGTTGGCCAAAAGAAGCCAACGAATGGCTAAATAGACCTCGATTACTTGACTGGCCCGATAAACGTCTAAGACATCAGATAGTGCAAGGTGGTTGTTACCTTGTTCCGGTGGGAGATAAAACATCAAACGATACATTCCTACAATGGAGGATTTCATTTGTCATTGCCGAACGCAAACTCGTACATTCATTCAATCATGTCCAGTTTCTGGTGTATTGCCTCCTCAAGTACTTCCTTAAACAAATATCCGACAAGTTGAAAAGCATATACGGGGAAGCAGACATCATTACGTCATACATACTAAAAACAGTTCTGTTTTATGCGCTAGAGAATACATCTCAGTTCTTATGGCAAGAGAGAAatattttcctttgttttatGTTCTGTTTAAACATCTTGTTGACGTGGGTGAAGACAGCGTACTGCCCAAATTATTTCATCCGTAACCACAATATGTTTTCGGGgaaaattaatttatcatatcATCAAAATCTTATTTGGTTTCTAGACGAACTTCGTGGTATATCATGGGGATGTTTATCTGTTGGATCATTCTTCGAACCTACAATAGGACAGTATATGAAAAGAGTGAAGCATGGGGAATGGGAACTAGTGCTGCCTACACCGGCTCGGTTAGAAAGAGAACGCGATGTGCTGATATTTATGAAAACATTCTCATTTTGTATCGGGCGAAGTTACCTTTACCAAGCATTAGCACTCCTGTATAAATCAAATACTGACACGGACGAATTCGTAGCTTATATTACTTCACTACGTGCGTTGTTTCTTAACGAAACAGAAGCATTTAATCAAAATTCATCTCTCGTtggaaacaaacaaaaatacaaatcccttagaaaatgtaaaatgttgaTGACACCACTGGCATCAGCTTGCACATGTCCCGGACTTTTGACTCTAGCAACATACCACTATCAGACTGGCAACTACACTAAAACACTGGAAATGTGCCGAGGCGTAATCTCGTCTAAGATCATTTATGTTCATGCACGTGTTAATGAAATGGAGGAAGATACATATGAAGATAATTACTGTAGTCGTGGATATGATCTTCTGCTCAAGTGTCAACAGGCATTTGGATCAGGATTTCAATTGAATGAAACCTCTTGGCAGTTCTGTCCATCCAAGTTGCAGCCAGAGTTGGCAAAAATACGTCTCGGAGCACAATTGTCTATCCCTCCACTGCCCTACGCCGTATTCCTCATGTTTCTGTGTTACCATGACCTTGGTGACACCAGAAGACGTGATACAGCACTTATTGACCTGCGGGCCATGAAGTATGACGAGTACCAGGGAAGGCGTAGATGGTGGATTGTACACAATCTCCTGGGGATCTGTTACGAAATGGTCGGGGACAAAGTTAGGGCTCGTAAGGAGTACGAGGAATCCCTGGGTGGTGAACGACCAGGGCAATACAATAACCCGTCCGATGAAAGgataacacatattttacaagaaaattaa